Within the Salvia hispanica cultivar TCC Black 2014 chromosome 4, UniMelb_Shisp_WGS_1.0, whole genome shotgun sequence genome, the region CTTTCATCAACACTAGGGTATATTCTATTACCTCGATCGAAATCCTTTGCCATGGTTAGCCAAAGCTATCTTTAGCATGCATAACACAACTAATATCACACTTAGTACATTATAGCATATATGAGACAACTATCTCCgaaactagtctcataattcttgatctcactaagcgtcaaacgacacttgactagaAATAGAAGACAATTTAAATGTGAGAAGGTATAAACTACtttttcatggaatttctaatgcttAAATGTTCCAAGCGTGTGGATATAGAATTCTAAaagagaatctcaacattctttctagcatcTTAAAAGGAGCTTAGATCtttaagaatgtaattagtttctcttaaatcatttatcttaaactAGGTAGACAGCAGTTTCCTACGCGAGATGtaatcttagttgtttgcaacttttgtagatttcatcatcgtagagtaccaataataccatacgtaatgcactttcaacttccttgtgTTTACGGCTAGCATTGGGACACAagtcaaattcaaatatttgacaattttgataaaacacacATCACTGTGCGTGATTTAGATCTTTTAActaagaccacgaaggtctatataagcttccaatcatCGTTCTCGCCGCTAATTATATGTCAGATTTAAAGATGTTCTAGTAAATGATTTATCAAGActtatttatagaagaaaGTACATCTTAACAATCCACTTGtacatacattctaatttatgtcaaGTTTTTTAATAGACAATGTATGATGGAATAAATTCTGGCACAAAgatagcgagaagataattctctttgggcataacccattgtcattATCCCAGCCATTtgagatccacatttacacttgcaaagatATTTGCTCCTTCAGCCAAACCTGACACATGCCGGTagtattgcaagtcttgtaaaatatgttgtctatcttagattgtaatatggaatctatcaccttttcaaagatgattatccaaattaaccaatactacattgtagttaaagggattatgttcaagttaatctaagacgagtcttacgacactcttGGGCAGGAAACTTGTTGTGTTCCGGTGGAGCATTCCCACTGCGATATGGTTAGCACAATCTTAGGTCtttgaagttgattttattaatctgAGATTTCTAAGTAATTTGGCAAACTatggtaatgtggaaaatccgatatctactctttattttgagagttatcattaggcttgtagttcatctcttgatccttatgcaaaattatatctttgaagattctgagaacttataaccttacatcatttgggacaaTCCTTAAGCAACATGCCTCGATGCTCGACTCAATttggacacttttccaacaACGTgtggaacaacattacaccttgagatgtcTTTAGACTAGAAGCATTCAGTGCAGCGACTCGTGTTTTAATAGAGAGAATATGcgatgttggtagtttctttaatgttttatcccatcaatgataagatttttaatGATACTGTTCATccttaatcaaacttgtcttagaaagacttGATTCCTTCTTTATAACCTTatcccattcattagatgaatgcttggatCGTTAATGGAAATTAGACTCCCACTTCAtgatcataaccctttgctcgtctccttatggtgtaaaccattaagacttgctagtctttctatgtttcCGCTATAAGTATTAAAgatctcttgaaaaatcaaatgattctaactcgCAGTGCATTAaacttagaagttgcattgcATGTAAGTAattgtccttctataaaataggtcaatccaactcacaaagcatctttttttcgctttaaacaaacttcgATGACAATCCAGGCTCTCacatttccatatctagtcttttgttcaaatgaactaggacttaagaaaaatCTGTGCTTTATGAATTAGATCATGTCGTATTACTTTAAGTCTAATAGTAACACAACGACTATTATTGAAGGTCTCaattttcagttaaaccttcttatagtcatttcttgttacttaggcgatgacttgtgtcagcttatttgagtgatcaaagGTGTCAAAACATTATGTCACTGCAGGATATTCAAATCGAATCATCTTGGCTGATTCTATTGATGTAcatctttcatcgtcattaacTAGAATTTGTCAAGCTACTTAGGAAAGcgcttgaccttattcctcaggcttgtcaagtacatgcataatgcattctcgaacattTTAGATGGAATTATGTCGAAATGGAGGACgcatgaatcattgagtatgAACTCAAGGTTTTCAGCGATGAAAACTTAACCATTTTAGGTTTTCCGGCCCCTGCATAGTTTAGGCGATCAGTTCTCTTTCTTTAAGGATCCTTGAATagatattaaatgacataatgaagattttttaatgaaataaacttattatcgCATTACTACGTACTCgatacataatcacaaataaccacaaaacaattatatgtcttttacaacaacaaaattaataaattgtatcctcctttGGAAGTTAATAcgcaattaaaattttgacaatttctTGGTCACAACACTACGACGCAttaaattgtatcctcctttGGGATGTCgctaatgttgcctaagcgCGACCATCGGATTTAGCATTacgaattttatttctacaacacactcatAACAATGTTAAATCAATAGATATGGCAAGTTAATACCGTAAGTCGATTGAAACTTGAAACTCGCTGAGTTcataggattattgtccctactttTGCAGTGCTTGATAATATTGGGAAACATTTCAGTTAGATTACATTTATTATGTGAAAGTCATACTTATGAACTTACTTGTTTTAGGTAGGATTGTGTCCCTCTttgcaggtggcaataatattgaaaaatcaactacaaaattaaatgagtcAACCGATGGGACAGTATACAacacttgttgtaatcatcacttagatatttttatatggtttgcataattatcacataagcgGAGATAAAAGCggataatccacttaaaatagataaacaccaaataaacaggAATAAATCCATTTAGAAATACATAGCCATTTAAACAATAGGATAattatcgaaaattatttaatctagtgAGAAGGagaacaattaaataattaagttttatattggatCATAATTATCCAATTAACGATGGTTATCAAGATAAGGGCAACTATCTGAAATCATTAggattattcaaaatttttatttcgataaaatcaaatctcaTTCGAATACGTTAGTCTAGTTATCATTGActttaaatcgtactaggatattactcgatagaaacaattccatcataatccagtagataaaaataaaatcctatcaaccaagatttataTCCAGTCTCAATTCCTTTAGAATAGACATCATGgatatatcaaacattacttatgatttcttagataaataaatttatctaagaaTCAGTGCataaggattttcttatatattatcaatatCTTAATGtatctaggatataaatccaaaatataaggataacttggattaatatttatttttcaactcatctatgatttttcttaataaagattacaatctattaaaatccatatgataaaaataaattaatattaatattcctAATCTATCAAGTTTTAAATCTTAGGTAAATCCcatgtaaatataaattagataatattatattataattggtaaaatctatcaagatttatctaggaacaaatccatataaatctataagataagaataaatattatatcatcactatctaaatccatctagaatatctatgaataaattcatataattcataggatgagaataaaataatattatatttatctaaatccaactaggatttgtctagggataaatccacattaatccataggatatagtgtataccaaaaaatataatttcaaaactgaaaaataaaaccaaaattaatataattttaacataataaaataaacattgtCCACATCTTCataatcaaaaaatatataattaagttatatggatatatttatgatttaaacttttaatcttaaaaaataaattatattattattattattattattattattattattattattattattattattattattattattatcatcatcatcatcatcatcatcatcatcggtATAAACGATATGTATCGATGATTCGATACGTATTGATTTTCGAtatatttcggtataccgataatatcgatatatatcgtatattcgatataaaacggtataccgcggtataagaaaattcatatcgttatcataccgaaaactttcgatacggtaTTGTATCGTACCGaaagtttcggtataccgaaaattcgatatttttcgatatttttcaatacgatacgatcGATATACcattttttcggtatattTACCCAGCCCTACCAGGAAGGGCTCCCACTCAAAAAGCAGTCGGCGCCGGAACAGCGTTGTCTTCAATTCCGGAGGCGAACCGACGATCGAATTGACTCACAATTCACGCAtaaggtaaaaaaaagtttcgtTCATGCACGTATTCAAAACCATTGGAGTCAAGATAATCATTACCACATAATTATTATGTTATGATTACAAAAATTAGGAATTAGATTCCTCATGGTACGTCTCCAACAATCCCGCAAAAAGACGACACAATTCATCCAACCACACAACGGTCAAAACATgcattcaagcaattcacataacatgaaattaatccacataatcagagccaaaaattggctctgataccaattgttggggtttagtgccccttgcacagcggaagacttgtacaaaacaaataaatcagatacggatctatttgaccgattatgcgattaatcaattcacatgttaaacagataattgcatgctagaacgtaaataattcatgcttagaaaatataaatcctaaacatgatttctacggtttagagttaccgatttgattctccaaagaatcgccgattgctcgcgccttctccacgtgatgatcttcaatactagaccacggatcttttCTTTGGTTctcgaactgtatctcgatatcagggtgggctgatcttatcaaaatattaggactcgaataaagaagacagaagaaatccttctccaattaggagagaaatttgaactcctctaggtagagggggacgaaaattatgagtaataataatgaatgatttttgtctcctttattctcctatttattttaagttacttttgggcccagacagggatctatggaaggttttggatatgggctcccccaattagctttttactaattaaattgaacccacaatttaatacaagcttatattggaatattacgagcagccactacagaagtaacattgaactctctccatccaaatccgaaattgcaagtaatccgggtttccactttgtttattatttatttcccgcgcttaagatataattgtccattaattaattaatgtctgctatggacttaattaattaacatcttattaattccaagagtggacttagcaagaaacatttatttattattaatagagtaataaaactccaactggccagttttccgaataataaaaccttgttcaagctcctcttgaggacattatcaaacgagactcacctcgcgcacgattcaacataatagcaatcctagcaccactagatattaatcaccactacccaatatatcaggattattgggttgcgaaaaacccgcaccatttgataagtcaaagtagtgcataatcaataccgtatgctcaatgctaacatatgtagattaagaatgTATATTTTGAAGATGATATGCAAAACTAGAATTTGGTAAAAGTTTGGAAGTTTTAAGCAAATTACCTTAGAATTGTGTTGTAATTCCAATATTATGGAATGAATTTGAAGTATGATGTCCTAATTTAGTTCCAAATCATGCCAAAATTAAGTAATTGATGTAAaattgtactagtattttattttaaattttccacATGGTTCGACAAAagattaactaaaatttaacattgacaatattttttagcAATATTCTTGATCCATCCTATTGAAAAtgatccacttttcttttttatttgtcctaATCAAAATgatccattataaaaaatggaaacacatttatctccacttaacacacaaaataaagttgcataaaatctcgtgttgCCCAAGAAAtgagtcatcttccttgagatggagggagtatattttttactctgtattattttaatgtatttaaaattatgtgtgCGGATGTATGTGAGGTGAGATGTGTGTTGTGTGCAATAATGTGTGTTCTCtctgtgtgcgtgtgtgttcCGTGTGTATTTGTACGTTTCTCTTTGTGTGCGAGTGTGTTCCTTGTGTATTTCTATGTAGTCTGtgtaaatcaattttatactaattatttgtaatttaaatatttacttCTTCCTATAAAACTGAAATTGCAAAATTGaaagattttgaaatgaaaattctattttagattcaaataatttcagtacatcaaacaataaaatgtaaaataaaaactatagtAGTACTGATTTCTTAAGCTATGGCAACACTCCAATTCTATCACACCGGACTAGCAACTTTCTTCATAACGATTTTGGGCTTGCCGAAGGCCCAGAAACGTAGGACTTTTAAATTGGGCCTGGGACCAAAATGGCCTTCtgatgtaaatttaattacgtTCAAGTCCCAGGGCGTATTTGCGATTGACTGGATCCCTTCGCGGTCAGAAAATCCCCATTCTTTCCTCATCTATCTAAACCGGCAGTGAACCTGCGACGGCACTGGCACCACCACCACAGAAATCAGGTTTTTGATTCCTTCTCATATTTTCTcttgaaaattttttattgaaaaagcTTAATCACCACTTTCCGAAAAATTGCTCGGATGTGATTATTAGCCCTAATTACGCCCTAACATTCATCCCGAGCCTTGATTTCTAAATAATTAGTGTCTCCTCTTTTTTATGCCTAATGATTACTTGGCGTGGTTGATAGAGTGGTGATTTGGAGCTTGAATTATTGTTTGTGGTGCGGCGCTTCATGAATTTTGAGCGGAATGGCAAACTATTTGGGGAAAGGGGCGCCGACGAACGGGTCTGTGTATGTCTGCAACTTACCTTTTGGTACTGATGAGACAATGTTGGCCGAGCACTTCGGCACCATTGGCTTGCTAAAGGTATTAACTTTTACTCttctattcatttaaaaaattggattttgcCCTTGGATTATCATTTAATGGTTTTATCCATGCTACATTCGTTGATGTATGTTTTACAAGCATAACTGTTGAAGTTGTTTGGATAGCATCCATGAGACCTTTAATTTACTGTTGGTTTGAAAAGCCTTGATCATTTATTTGTTACAAATACCAAAGTTCATGTGTATGCATTTTGCGTAATTAATGGGCTTGTGTGTGCGTTTCTGTGTGAGTGGTCATTTGTTGTCTGACCGAAGTGAATTTCTATTCCATAGAAGGACAAACGAACAGGCCGTCCAAAGATATGGCTATACCATGATAAAGTGACAAACGAGCCCAAAGGAGATGCCACAGTCACTTATGAGGATCCTCATGCTGCACTGGCTGCTGTTGAATGGTTTAACAACAAAGATTTTCATGGAGCCACAATTGGAGTCTTTATGGCAGAGTCAAAGAATAAGGACGACGCCGTGAATCATGTCGATGACCAAACTATTGTTAACGATGTCAATGATTTGGAGGAAGGATCCTTGGATCCGAATGATGGGAGCGGAAGAGGTAGAGGGCGAGGGGATGCTGGGGGGAAGCCATGGCAACAAGATGGAGATTGGTTGTGCACGAATACAAGGTCTGTGATGCAATTATTGGTGAGCTGCTCATACTTGCTCTTCTGCTATCTGTTTATGTGACAGCTAGAGACTGTTTGTGCAAAGAATATCTTACATTAATTGGTGGACAGTTGTGGCAATGTGAACTTTGCATTTCGAGGTGTGTGCAACCGCTGTGGAACTGCACGCCCTGCGGGAGCCTCTGGTGGAGGAGCAGCAGGTGGTGGTCGAGGAAGGGGTCGTGGTAGTAGTGATGCAGGACCTGGCCGTGCAGTTGGCGCTGCTGGAGGCGGCCTTTTTGGTCCAAATGATTGGTCTTGTCCAATGTAAGACTGTTTACAACCTTGCTTTATTACCCACTCCCCCCACCTTTTTGTCCAATAAATAGTATCTAATGCCTGATGgtaaatggaaacaataccACTTACTTAAATGATGCTTGGAGATAtaacttttataaaattttgatttaaatattttcctttGAGATGTTTGGGACTTGGATTCCAATAGAGTTTGTTGGATCATATTGATTATTTAGGAAGTTGTAAGAACACACTACATGATTATGAATGGCCTAAGTAAGTTAGTTATCATGGCAGTAAATATTTCTCTTGGTTCTTGATGATTCAATCATTGCTTATGAATAATTGCATTTGGTTTTCTTCTTCTGGTGCCTATTTTGTTATATAAGGCTCCTATGTTCTCTATTTTACCATGGGTGATGCTTATGctctttttcttcaaatttatgcCTGTCATTCTACTTAGTTCATGAATTGATGATTCAGGTGTGGAAATATTAATTGGGCAAAACGCACAAAATGTAATATCTGCAATACCAATAAACCTGGAACTAACGAGGGTGGTGTGAGGTAAGTGGATATTTTGTtcttatcttttattttttaattccttTGTTATTGCATCTGGCACAAAGCAAATACAATGATTTTgaacatataatattaaaCCCAAACCTATGCTATATGCCCAACCACCCCTAGTCTTTGAGTCACCAAAATTTTACTCCATATGATTAGTTGCTTTCCTCAGGTAAAGTCATTCATTAAGTCCAGACCTTATGGGACTATCAATATACAAGGTAGAATGGTTAGAATTTTGAaacatgatttattttctcaattcaGCCCCTTAAATTATAGAGTATCCTTCATTATTCCAATTGCCTAGTGAGttggttttcaaaaaaaaaaaaaaaaaaaaaaccttttaCAACTAAGCATGTTACCCTTTTATCATCACCTTGAGctgattttcttatttcttcttGATGCTCATGTGGGTGTTGAATGAAGGAGTGGAAGCTTTTTTCAGTTTCTTTATTCTTGTATGTGCTTGTCTTAACTGAATACTGATCTTATTTGAGAGTTGATTTTGATATAGAGGGGGACGTGGTGGAGGGTACAAAGAGCTGGATGAAGAAGAGatagaagaaacaaaaaggCGCCGACGAGCAGCTGAAGAAGTAATTATCAACCTTCATCAGAAGTATGGCACAGTTTCAATTAATGTAACCTAAATGATATTCGTGATTACAGGATGATGGTGAAATGTATGATGAGTTTGGCAATCTTAAGAAAAAGTTCCGTGCAAAAACACAAGCTGAAACAACTCAGGCTGTTCCTGGAGTTGGCCGCGCAGGATGGGAGGTTGAGGAAATAGGTATTTAATCTGTCTGATGATAGCATACCATTTTTTGACTTTAGCACACATTTCAACAACCTCCAaactctctttattttaagcCATAGTGTTTGCTCAATTAATTGATTTCAAATATCATTGTGGTAAAAAAACGGATCTGCATTTTATGGATGCTCACTCCAAAAAGCCGGTAGCCAATCCACCAAATGCTCATCTTACAATTATCTTTGGTTATGTCGCAGCAGGTGACAAggataagagagagagaagcaaGGATAGAGGAAGAGATCGTGATGATAGGGAGAGGGACAGGTATAGGAGTCGAGATTATGATAGGCACAGGGAGAGAGATCGAGGTTACGAGTATGATCGGGACCGAGACTATGGGCGGGAACGAGAGCGTGATAGAGACCGTGGTAGGTACCGTTGAAATTTTTGGCTTCTGGGAGTGCCTCGACTCTTAATCATATGGTCGGAAACGTGTTCCATTTGTTTACTTAGTATGGATGGTGATGGTTGCAACTTTAGACCTTTATGTTTATGCTTATTCATGATCTCGGCTGTGTTCACAACACAAAATGCGTGGTTTTGTAATGGAATTTTGGATGCAAACTGATGAATTTCATGTGTGAATGATGCTTTCTGATCTACAAAGTGCAAATTAGCACTCAGCGCTCTTCTGTTATTTGTTTTAgcttattttgattttgaattgcATTGTGTAATGTTTGTCCAtttgttttaacttttgaGTTAAAACAAGAATGCAATTCTACTTGAATATGATGATATCCGCCATAGCTCCTTGAATATGCTTTATTACTTGATCCAGGTTCTtcaacagaaaatgaaacataacATAAGCTCAAGATTATCTGAAAAATTAATAGGGGAAGTGATGTCGGTAGTTAGCCTAGATATCTATATCCCCTGAGAACATTGCACAAGGGAAATAAGTCAGACAACCCATCCGTTGCTACTAacattttgtaatttctaCGATTTCGGTCGTGATGGatatggaaaatgaaattgatgaagTCGATgcaatgtataattaattgtactaataaataaaatattataaaaaaattattttttgaaatatagtaCGCATTATCTTTTCTAGTAGACTAGTACTTGTAGTTGATTCCTGCAAGTATAGATTAATAAAAGATTCTAAAAATATGTTCAGGATTGATTAATATGCACATAATTGTTTAATGGTTATTAGCGTCTAATACGATAATATTACTTTTTCTAGTACCGGGTTAAGTGAGTTCGGACTTCAGAGTTATCGTATACAAGCAACCGTTCGGCTCGAATGCATGCTTTTTCAATATACAAAGTTACCGCCTCCGATACAATTAACCCCTTGTTGGCCAGTGCCTTAAGCTGCGGAGGGAAAAGAATGAGACTTTCGTTTCTGTTCTGTTCCCATTTAGAGGAAGAATTGgacttttgtttttgtttttcatctCTAAAATTACAC harbors:
- the LOC125185577 gene encoding transcription initiation factor TFIID subunit 15 isoform X2, whose amino-acid sequence is MANYLGKGAPTNGSVYVCNLPFGTDETMLAEHFGTIGLLKKDKRTGRPKIWLYHDKVTNEPKGDATVTYEDPHAALAAVEWFNNKDFHGATIGVFMAESKNKDDAVNHVDDQTIVNDVNDLEEGSLDPNDGSGRGRGRGDAGGKPWQQDGDWLCTNTSCGNVNFAFRGVCNRCGTARPAGASGGGAAGGGRGRGRGSSDAGPGRAVGAAGGGLFGPNDWSCPMCGNINWAKRTKCNICNTNKPGTNEGGVRGGRGGGYKELDEEEIEETKRRRRAAEEDDGEMYDEFGNLKKKFRAKTQAETTQAVPGVGRAGWEVEEIGDKDKRERSKDRGRDRDDRERDRYRSRDYDRHRERDRGYEYDRDRDYGRERERDRDRGRYR
- the LOC125185577 gene encoding transcription initiation factor TFIID subunit 15 isoform X1, producing MANYLGKGAPTNGSVYVCNLPFGTDETMLAEHFGTIGLLKKDKRTGRPKIWLYHDKVTNEPKGDATVTYEDPHAALAAVEWFNNKDFHGATIGVFMAESKNKDDAVNHVDDQTIVNDVNDLEEGSLDPNDGSGRGRGRGDAGGKPWQQDGDWLCTNTSCGNVNFAFRGVCNRCGTARPAGASGGGAAGGGRGRGRGSSDAGPGRAVGAAGGGLFGPNDWSCPMCGNINWAKRTKCNICNTNKPGTNEGGVRGGRGGGYKELDEEEIEETKRRRRAAEEDDGEMYDEFGNLKKKFRAKTQAETTQAVPGVGRAGWEVEEIAGDKDKRERSKDRGRDRDDRERDRYRSRDYDRHRERDRGYEYDRDRDYGRERERDRDRGRYR